A genomic stretch from Desulfolutivibrio sulfodismutans DSM 3696 includes:
- a CDS encoding PPC domain-containing DNA-binding protein, with product MSAPHLFRLPKDADLLEALDAICRDKGITHATITVIGALSRASLGFYLQDEHRYVSHEVDKPLEVLAGLGSVSLKEGQPFVHLHLTLSDATGAALGGHAMPGCRIFAAEAAIQTAEGPEKHRVFDEATGLFLWG from the coding sequence ATGAGCGCGCCGCATCTCTTTCGCCTGCCCAAGGACGCCGACCTCCTGGAGGCCCTGGACGCCATCTGTCGAGACAAGGGCATCACCCACGCCACAATCACGGTGATCGGCGCGCTGAGCCGGGCCAGCCTGGGGTTTTATCTCCAGGACGAGCACCGCTATGTCTCCCACGAGGTGGACAAGCCCCTGGAGGTGCTGGCCGGGCTTGGCAGCGTGTCCCTTAAGGAAGGCCAGCCCTTTGTGCACCTGCATCTGACCCTAAGCGACGCCACCGGCGCGGCCCTTGGCGGCCACGCCATGCCCGGCTGCCGCATCTTCGCGGCCGAAGCGGCCATCCAGACGGCCGAGGGGCCTGAAAAACACCGGGTGTTCGA